The following proteins are co-located in the Eriocheir sinensis breed Jianghai 21 chromosome 34, ASM2467909v1, whole genome shotgun sequence genome:
- the LOC127007156 gene encoding uncharacterized protein LOC127007156 produces the protein MAEDQADNAKFPWLNQDELKENGEHENRPLAGTVMAWAKWGKTDLENYRFGAPAEAGATGEGMNLHEYRFGALVKAKLKGEAAAMQDEEQPPPPPPPAPPPPAPLKGELEVEAYLQAQVAAEEGNSGGFLDLNDEDLDSDHVEVASLAGWEWWQARLASVRQRLAALHIHGKLYDVTLVFPKYQSQIKAHKLVLGMSSPVLEAMLLGPLAKFDDEEGKYLTLHDDSPRVFDWLLRYIYRDETNFSGPHQALEVYRVAHKFQMDALVQVCSEYLSDAVDPECFAYVFESALLHNDSELLQRCSQVAAVHGRQVLSAADIVVLSRGSLRTLLTMPQLQVERESFIFRALIEWGWFHLEEELPPPYRSCPALLPARRRLRAMIDEFLPYVRFLAMDLNEFMNEVESTGLLTARECLTLVRAIRSTVAPPLVLPRFVSWGVTGRRRGQLWVVMLVGSRPPSPAVLTYHERISINLLRDFMTTQEVYVVRLACMGLSSLKEGSVSVWDDEGAHVAKGVWMGNGVIFKRPLLLKPSRRYFMELVLMAAYCALVDNVICVSHRRTTFLGETQCGGLFRLEYLPGEKLPTLTTRSRKAPVVCIIENP, from the exons ATGGCGGAGGATCAGGCTGACAACGCTAAGTTCCCCTGGTTGAACCAAGATGAACTCAAAGAAAATGGGGAACACGAGAACAGGCCTCTAGCGGGCACGGTGATGGCATGGGCGAAGTGGGGAAAAACTGATCTCGAGAATTATAGATTTGGAGCACCGGCGGAGGCAGGGGCGACGGGGGAAGGAATGAATCTCCATGAATATAGATTTGGAGCGCTGGTGAAGGCAAAACTGAAAGGGGAGGCGGCGGCGATGCAGGACGaggaacaaccaccaccaccaccaccaccagcaccaccaccaccagcaccattgaAGGGAGAACTAGAGGTCGAGGCGTACTTACAGGCACAAGTAGCGGCCGAAGAAGGAAACAGCGGCGGCTTCCTGGACCTGAATGACGAGGACTTGGACTCCGATCACGTGGAGGTCGCGAGTCTGGCGGGATGGGAGTGGTGGCAGGCCCGGCTGGCGTCAGTGCGTCAGCGGCTCGCGGCCCTGCATATCCACGGGAAGCTGTATGACGTGACGCTGGTCTTCCCCAAGTACCAGTCCCAGATAAAG GCCCACAAGCTGGTCCTGGGCATGAGCAGTCCCGTCCTGGAGGCAATGCTGTTAGGTCCCTTAGCCAAGTTCGATGACGAGGAGGGCAAGTACCTGACGCTGCACGATGACTCCCCACGTGTCTTCGATTGGCTTCTGCGATACATCTACCGCGACGAGACCAACTTCAGCGGCCCCCACCAAGCCCTAGAGGTGTACCGGGTGGCCCACAAGTTCCAGATGGATGCTTTGGTGCAGGTGTGTTCTGAg TACCTGAGCGACGCCGTGGACCCTGAGTGCTTCGCTTACGTGTTCGAGTCTGCGCTCCTTCACAACGACAGCGAGCTCCTTCAGAGGTGTTCCCAG GTCGCGGCGGTGCATGGGCGGCAGGTGCTGAGCGCGGCCGATATCGTGGTGCTGAGCCGAGGATCGCTGCGTACCCTGCTGACCATGCCCCAGCTACAGGTGGAGCGGGAGAGCTTCATCTTCAGGGCCCTTATTGAGTG GGGATGGTTTCACCTGGAGGAGGAGTTACCGCCGCCGTACAGGTCGTGCCCCGCGCTGCTGCCGGCGAGGCGGAGGCTGCGCGCCATGATTGACGAGTTCCTGCCTTACGTACGCTTCCTGGCCATGGATCTCAACGAGTTTATGAACGAGGTAGAGTCCACGGGGCTGCTCACGGCGCGGGAGTGCCTGACGCTGGTGCGGGCCATCCGGAGCACCGTGGCGCCGCCCCTCGTGTTGCCCCGCTTCGTTTCTTGGGGCGTGACTGGGCGGCGACGGGGTCAGTTgtgggtggtgatgctggtgggcTCGCGGCCGCCATCGCCCGCCGTTCTGACCTACCATGAGCGGATCAGCATCAACCTGCTGCGGGACTTCATGACAACCCAGGAGGTATACGTAGTCCGTCTGGCATGCATGGGCTTGTCCAGCCTGAAGGAGGGCAGCGTGTCGGTGTGGGATGACGAGGGGGCTCACGTGGCCAAGGGCGTGTGGATGGGAAACGGCGTGATCTTCAAGCGGCCCCTGTTACTGAAGCCTAGCCGCCGGTACTTTATGGAGCTGGTCTTGATGGCGGCGTATTGTGCGTTGGTCGACAACGTCATCTGTGTGAGTCACCGACGCACCACCTTCCTGGGCGAGACACAGTGTGGTGGACTCTTCAGGCTCGAGTACCTGCCGGGGGAGAAGCTGCCCACGCTCACCACGCGCTCCCGCAAGGCCCCCGTCGTGTGTATCATTGAGAACCCGTAA